The Methylobacterium sp. PvR107 genome contains a region encoding:
- a CDS encoding efflux RND transporter periplasmic adaptor subunit produces the protein MFKRTLLLLGAVGGGFLIATVWPDAPAALRARLAQGGFLTFGPVVAGSPALTPAATPKPEEPGLVRLTQDQVAKVGIRTEAVRGGRLARHLHVPGTIVPSANNTARIAVKTQGTVAELRKGLGDRVAKGEVVALLDSREIADAKGEYLAARLSAALQKTLYERDQSLWDKRISSEQQYLRSQASYEELKVKVDSARRKLTFLGLGPAEIEALPNLPAAQFERQEIRSPIAGRIVERRVDLGAAVGRDNLETELYSVVNLTQVWVDLAVSPGDLPLAREGQVVTVRTQATDESTEGRIVFIGPVLDQNTRAARVVAELPNPDERWRPGSFVSAEIAVSDKPVRTLVPSEAIQTIGGKPTVFVRVEGGFEARPVGVGRSDDGNVEVTNGLEPGDVIVVANSFILKAELGKSAAED, from the coding sequence ATGTTCAAACGCACCCTCCTCCTCCTGGGGGCCGTCGGCGGCGGGTTCCTGATCGCCACCGTCTGGCCGGACGCTCCCGCAGCACTCCGGGCGCGCCTTGCCCAAGGCGGGTTTCTGACGTTCGGGCCGGTCGTCGCTGGCAGCCCCGCACTGACGCCGGCGGCGACACCGAAGCCAGAGGAGCCGGGTCTCGTCCGGCTGACCCAGGACCAGGTCGCCAAGGTCGGCATCCGCACCGAGGCCGTCCGGGGCGGCAGGCTCGCCCGTCACCTCCACGTTCCGGGCACCATCGTTCCGAGCGCCAACAACACCGCCCGCATCGCGGTGAAGACCCAGGGCACGGTGGCGGAACTGCGCAAGGGGCTCGGGGACCGGGTGGCCAAGGGCGAGGTCGTCGCCCTCCTCGACAGCCGCGAGATCGCCGACGCGAAGGGCGAGTACCTCGCGGCTCGCCTGTCCGCCGCTCTGCAAAAGACCCTGTACGAGCGCGACCAGTCGCTCTGGGACAAGCGCATCTCGTCCGAGCAGCAGTACCTGCGCTCCCAGGCGAGCTACGAGGAGCTCAAGGTCAAGGTCGACTCCGCTCGGCGCAAGCTCACCTTCCTCGGCCTGGGTCCCGCCGAGATCGAGGCCCTTCCGAATTTGCCGGCGGCCCAGTTCGAGCGGCAGGAGATCCGGTCGCCCATCGCCGGCAGGATCGTCGAGCGCCGGGTCGACCTCGGCGCCGCGGTCGGTCGCGACAACCTGGAGACCGAGCTCTACAGCGTCGTGAACCTCACCCAGGTTTGGGTCGACCTCGCCGTCTCGCCGGGCGACCTGCCGCTGGCACGCGAGGGCCAAGTGGTCACCGTCCGGACGCAGGCAACCGACGAGAGCACCGAGGGCAGGATCGTCTTCATCGGCCCGGTCCTCGACCAGAACACCCGCGCCGCCCGGGTCGTCGCCGAGTTGCCCAACCCCGACGAGCGTTGGCGGCCTGGTTCCTTTGTCTCGGCCGAGATCGCCGTCTCGGACAAGCCGGTGCGCACCCTCGTCCCCTCCGAGGCGATCCAGACCATCGGGGGCAAGCCGACGGTGTTCGTGAGAGTCGAGGGCGGCTTCGAGGCGAGACCCGTCGGAGTCGGGCGCTCCGACGACGGGAACGTCGAGGTTACCAACGGGCTGGAGCCCGGCGACGTCATCGTCGTCGCCAACAGCTTCATCCTGAAGGCTGAGCTCGGCAAGTCCGCGGCGGAGGACTGA